The proteins below come from a single Cricetulus griseus strain 17A/GY chromosome 6, alternate assembly CriGri-PICRH-1.0, whole genome shotgun sequence genomic window:
- the Tbc1d13 gene encoding TBC1 domain family member 13 isoform X3: MSSLHKSRIADFQDVLKEPSIVLEKLRELSFSGIPCEGGLRCLCWKILLNYLPLERASWTSILAKQRGLYSQFLREMIIQPGIAKANMGVSREDVTFEDHPLNPNPDSRWNTYFKDNEVLLQIDKDVRRLCPDISFFQRATEYPCLLILDPQNEFETLRKRVEQTTLKSQTVARNRSGVTNMSSPHKNNAPPALNEYEVLPNGCEAHWEVVERILFIYAKLNPGIAYVQGMNEIVGPLYYTFATDPNSEWKEHAEADTFFCFTNLMAEIRDNFIKSLDDSQCGITYKMEKVYSTLKDKDVELYLKLVGMWWRTSLIPALRRQRQVNLCELETSMSSRTTSKATQGNCVSKKKK, encoded by the exons ATGTCGAGTCTGCACAAGAGCCG GATTGCAGATTTCCAGGATGTCCTGAAGGAGCCCTCCATTGTGTTAGAAAAACTTCGAGAACTCAGCTTTAGTG GCATCCCCTGTGAGGGCGGACTACGCTGCCTCTGCTGGAAG ATCCTCCTGAACTACCTTCCTTTGGAGAGAGCCTCGTGGACTTCCATCCTGGCCAAGCAGAG GGGGCTCTATTCTCAGTTCCTGAGAGAAATGATTATCCAGCCTGGCATTGCCAAGGCCAATATGGGTGTATCCAGGGAGGATGTGACCTTTGAGGACCAT CCCCTCAACCCAAACCCTGATAGCAGGTGGAACACATATTTTAAGGACAACGAGGTGCTACTGCAGATTGACAAAGATGTCCG GAGGCTGTGTCCAGATATCTCCTTCTTCCAAAGAGCCACTGAGTACCCATGCCTTCTCATCCTGGACCCACAGAATGAGTTCGAGACCCTTCGTAAACGGGTGGAGCAGACTACACTGAAATCTCAGACAGTGGCCCGGAACCGGAGCGGGGTCACAAAT atGAGCTCCCCGCACAAGAACAATGCACCACCGGCCCTGAACGAGTATGAGGTTCTGCCCAATGGCTGTGAAGCccactgggaggtggtggaacGGATCCTGTTCATCTATGCCAAGCTCAACCCTGGCATCGCTTATGTGCAGGGCATGAATGAGATCGTGGGCCCCCTCTACTACACTTTTGCCACTGACCCCAATAGCGAGTGGAAAG AGCATGCGGAAGCAGATACCTTTTTCTGCTTCACCAACCTCATGGCTGAGATCCGGGACAACTTCATCAAGAGCCTTGATGACTCCCAGTGCGGCATCACCTACAAGATGGAAAAGGTGTACTCCACCTTGAAGGATAAGGATGTAGAACTCTACCTGAAACTG GTTGGGATGTGGTGgcgtacatctttaatcccagcactcaggaggcagaggcaggtgaatctctgtgagttggagaccagcatgagttccaggacaacctccaaagccacacagggaaactgtgtctcaaaaaaaaaaaagtaa
- the Tbc1d13 gene encoding TBC1 domain family member 13 isoform X2 gives MSSLHKSRIADFQDVLKEPSIVLEKLRELSFSGIPCEGGLRCLCWKILLNYLPLERASWTSILAKQRGLYSQFLREMIIQPGIAKANMGVSREDVTFEDHPLNPNPDSRWNTYFKDNEVLLQIDKDVRRLCPDISFFQRATEYPCLLILDPQNEFETLRKRVEQTTLKSQTVARNRSGVTNMSSPHKNNAPPALNEYEVLPNGCEAHWEVVERILFIYAKLNPGIAYVQGMNEIVGPLYYTFATDPNSEWKEHAEADTFFCFTNLMAEIRDNFIKSLDDSQCGITYKMEKVYSTLKDKDVELYLKLQEQNIKPQFFAFRWLTLLLSQEFLLPDVIRIWDSLFADDNRFDFLLLVCCAMLILIREQLLEGDFTVNMRLLQTLSGVCPWPSAFWVTR, from the exons ATGTCGAGTCTGCACAAGAGCCG GATTGCAGATTTCCAGGATGTCCTGAAGGAGCCCTCCATTGTGTTAGAAAAACTTCGAGAACTCAGCTTTAGTG GCATCCCCTGTGAGGGCGGACTACGCTGCCTCTGCTGGAAG ATCCTCCTGAACTACCTTCCTTTGGAGAGAGCCTCGTGGACTTCCATCCTGGCCAAGCAGAG GGGGCTCTATTCTCAGTTCCTGAGAGAAATGATTATCCAGCCTGGCATTGCCAAGGCCAATATGGGTGTATCCAGGGAGGATGTGACCTTTGAGGACCAT CCCCTCAACCCAAACCCTGATAGCAGGTGGAACACATATTTTAAGGACAACGAGGTGCTACTGCAGATTGACAAAGATGTCCG GAGGCTGTGTCCAGATATCTCCTTCTTCCAAAGAGCCACTGAGTACCCATGCCTTCTCATCCTGGACCCACAGAATGAGTTCGAGACCCTTCGTAAACGGGTGGAGCAGACTACACTGAAATCTCAGACAGTGGCCCGGAACCGGAGCGGGGTCACAAAT atGAGCTCCCCGCACAAGAACAATGCACCACCGGCCCTGAACGAGTATGAGGTTCTGCCCAATGGCTGTGAAGCccactgggaggtggtggaacGGATCCTGTTCATCTATGCCAAGCTCAACCCTGGCATCGCTTATGTGCAGGGCATGAATGAGATCGTGGGCCCCCTCTACTACACTTTTGCCACTGACCCCAATAGCGAGTGGAAAG AGCATGCGGAAGCAGATACCTTTTTCTGCTTCACCAACCTCATGGCTGAGATCCGGGACAACTTCATCAAGAGCCTTGATGACTCCCAGTGCGGCATCACCTACAAGATGGAAAAGGTGTACTCCACCTTGAAGGATAAGGATGTAGAACTCTACCTGAAACTG CAAGAGCAGAATATCAAGCCGCAGTTCTTTGCCTTCCGCTGGCTGACACTGCTGCTGTCGCAGGAGTTCTTGCTGCCTGATGTCATCCGGATCTGGGACTCCCTCTTTGCCGATGACAACCGCTTTGACTTCCTCCTCCTGGTCTGCTGTGCCATGCTCAT ACTGATCCGGGAGCAGTTGCTGGAGGGAGATTTCACCGTCAACATGCGTCTCCTGCAG accttgagtgGTGTATGTCCCTGGCCTTCAGCATTCTGGGTGACAAGATGA
- the Tbc1d13 gene encoding TBC1 domain family member 13 isoform X1, whose amino-acid sequence MSSLHKSRIADFQDVLKEPSIVLEKLRELSFSGIPCEGGLRCLCWKILLNYLPLERASWTSILAKQRGLYSQFLREMIIQPGIAKANMGVSREDVTFEDHPLNPNPDSRWNTYFKDNEVLLQIDKDVRRLCPDISFFQRATEYPCLLILDPQNEFETLRKRVEQTTLKSQTVARNRSGVTNMSSPHKNNAPPALNEYEVLPNGCEAHWEVVERILFIYAKLNPGIAYVQGMNEIVGPLYYTFATDPNSEWKEHAEADTFFCFTNLMAEIRDNFIKSLDDSQCGITYKMEKVYSTLKDKDVELYLKLQEQNIKPQFFAFRWLTLLLSQEFLLPDVIRIWDSLFADDNRFDFLLLVCCAMLILIREQLLEGDFTVNMRLLQDYPITDVCQILQKAKELQDSK is encoded by the exons ATGTCGAGTCTGCACAAGAGCCG GATTGCAGATTTCCAGGATGTCCTGAAGGAGCCCTCCATTGTGTTAGAAAAACTTCGAGAACTCAGCTTTAGTG GCATCCCCTGTGAGGGCGGACTACGCTGCCTCTGCTGGAAG ATCCTCCTGAACTACCTTCCTTTGGAGAGAGCCTCGTGGACTTCCATCCTGGCCAAGCAGAG GGGGCTCTATTCTCAGTTCCTGAGAGAAATGATTATCCAGCCTGGCATTGCCAAGGCCAATATGGGTGTATCCAGGGAGGATGTGACCTTTGAGGACCAT CCCCTCAACCCAAACCCTGATAGCAGGTGGAACACATATTTTAAGGACAACGAGGTGCTACTGCAGATTGACAAAGATGTCCG GAGGCTGTGTCCAGATATCTCCTTCTTCCAAAGAGCCACTGAGTACCCATGCCTTCTCATCCTGGACCCACAGAATGAGTTCGAGACCCTTCGTAAACGGGTGGAGCAGACTACACTGAAATCTCAGACAGTGGCCCGGAACCGGAGCGGGGTCACAAAT atGAGCTCCCCGCACAAGAACAATGCACCACCGGCCCTGAACGAGTATGAGGTTCTGCCCAATGGCTGTGAAGCccactgggaggtggtggaacGGATCCTGTTCATCTATGCCAAGCTCAACCCTGGCATCGCTTATGTGCAGGGCATGAATGAGATCGTGGGCCCCCTCTACTACACTTTTGCCACTGACCCCAATAGCGAGTGGAAAG AGCATGCGGAAGCAGATACCTTTTTCTGCTTCACCAACCTCATGGCTGAGATCCGGGACAACTTCATCAAGAGCCTTGATGACTCCCAGTGCGGCATCACCTACAAGATGGAAAAGGTGTACTCCACCTTGAAGGATAAGGATGTAGAACTCTACCTGAAACTG CAAGAGCAGAATATCAAGCCGCAGTTCTTTGCCTTCCGCTGGCTGACACTGCTGCTGTCGCAGGAGTTCTTGCTGCCTGATGTCATCCGGATCTGGGACTCCCTCTTTGCCGATGACAACCGCTTTGACTTCCTCCTCCTGGTCTGCTGTGCCATGCTCAT ACTGATCCGGGAGCAGTTGCTGGAGGGAGATTTCACCGTCAACATGCGTCTCCTGCAG GATTACCCCATCACAGACGTCTGCCAGATCTTACAGAAAGCCAAGGAGCTCCAAGACTCGAAGTAA
- the Endog gene encoding endonuclease G, mitochondrial isoform X2, whose amino-acid sequence MRALRVGLTLALGAGLGAAAEHWRRRDGTATGLLARVPMLPVVAAEPPALPGGPAGGTGELAKYGLPGVAQLRSRESYVLSYDPRTRGALWVLEQLRPERLRGDGDRSACDFREDDSVHAYHRATNADYRGSGFDRGHLAAAANHRWSQRAMDDTFYLSNVAPQVPHLNQNAWNNLEKYSRSLTRTYQNVYVCTGPLFLPRTEADGKSYVKYQVIGKNHVAVPTHFFKVLILEATSGQIELRSYVMPNAPVDETIPLERFLVPIESIERASGLLFVPNILARAGNLKAITAGSK is encoded by the exons ATGCGCGCGCTGCGGGTCGGCCTGACCCTGGCGCTGGGCGCGGGGCTGGGTGCAGCGGCAGAGCACTGGCGGCGACGGGACGGGACAGCGACGGGGCTGCTGGCCCGGGTGCCAATGTTGCCCGTGGTGGCGGCCGAGCCGCCCGCGCTGCCAGGAGGGCCGGCGGGCGGTACCGGCGAGCTGGCCAAGTACGGGCTGCCCGGCGTCGCGCAGCTCCGGAGCCGCGAGTCCTACGTGCTGAGCTACGACCCGCGCACGCGCGGTGCGCTCTGGGTGTTGGAGCAGCTGCGACCGGAGAGGCTCCGTGGCGACGGCGACCGCAGCGCCTGCGACTTCCGAGAGGACGACTCTGTGCATGCGTACCACCGTGCCACTAACGCGGACTATCGCGGCAGCGGCTTTGACCGCGGCCACTTGGCCGCCGCCGCCAACCACCGCTGGAGCCAGCGGGCCATGGACGACACCTTCTACCTGAGCAACGTGGCCCCACAG GTGCCACATCTCAACCAGAATGCCTGGAACAACCTTGAGAAGTACAGCCGAAGCTTGACTCGCACTTACCAAAATGTCTATGTCTGCACAGGGCCTCTTTTCCTGCCCAG GACGGAGGCTGATGGGAAGTCCTATGTGAAGTACCAGGTTATTGGAAAAAACCACGTAGCAGTGCCCACACACTTCTTCAAGGTGCTCATCCTGGAGGCCACCAGTGGGCAAATTGAGCTGCGTTCCTATGTGATGCCCAATGCCCCTGTGGATGAGACTATCCCTTTGGAGCGCTTCCTGGTGCCGATCGAGAGCATTGAGCGTGCCTCTGGGTTGCTCTTTGTGCCCAATATCCTGGCTCGAGCTGGAAACCTCAAGGCCATCACTGCTGGCAGCAAGTGA
- the LOC100770213 gene encoding putative methyltransferase C9orf114 homolog isoform X5 → MAEQPRKRPCGPGEYGQRVEWRKWKRQKKEEKKKWKDLKMMKKLERQRAQEEQAKRQEEEEAAQSEQGRPYTLSVALPGSILDNAQSPELRTYLAGQIARACTIFCVDEIVVFDEEGQDTKTVEGEFKGVGKKGQACVQLARILQYLECPQYLRKAFFPKHQDLQFAGILNPLDSPHHMRQDEESEFREGIVVDRPTKAGHGSLVNCGLKKEVKIDKKLEPGLRVTVRLNQKQLPECKTYKGTVVSSQDPRTKAGLYWGYTVRLASCLSAVFAEAPFQDGYDLTIGTSERGSNVASAQLPSFRHALVVFGGLQGLEAGVDADPNLEVSEPSVLFDFYVNTCPSQGSRTIRTEKRASDPMRLQV, encoded by the exons ATGGCGGAGCAACCGAGGAAGCGTCCGTGTGGCCCG GGTGAATACGGCCAAAGGGTTGAATGGCGAAAATGGAAGCGGCAAA agaaagaggagaaaaagaagtggaAGGACCTCAAGATGATGAAAAAACTGGAGCGGCAGCGGGCCCAGGAGGAACAGGCTAAGcgccaggaggaggaggaggctgcccAGAGTGAGCAAG GACGGCCTTACACTCTGAGTGTGGCCCTGCCAGGCTCCATCCTAGACAACGCCCAGTCACCTGAGCTTCGCACCTACCTGGCTGGCCAGATTGCTAGAGCCTGCACCATCTTCTGTGTGGACGAGATTGTGGTGTTCGATGAGGAGGGCCAAGATACCAA GACTGTGGAAGGAGAATTCAAGGGAGTTGGCAAGAAGGGGCAGGCATGTGTACAGCTGGCTCGCATCCTGCAGTACCTAGAGTGTCCACA GTACCTGAGAAAGGCTTTCTTCCCCAAGCACCAGGATCTGCAGTTTGCAG GGATCCTCAACCCCTTGGACAGTCCTCACCACATGCGGCAGGATGAGGAATCTGAGTTCCGAGAAGGCATCGTGGTAGACCGGCCCACCAAGGCAGGCCATGGCTCTTTGGTCAACTGTGGACTGAAGAAG GAGGTGAAGATTGACAAGAAACTGGAACCTGGACTTCGAGTGACCGTGCGACTGAACCAGAAGCAGCTCCCAG AATGCAAGACATACAAGGGGACAGTTGTGTCATCGCAGGACCCCCGCACCAAAGCTGGTCTCTACTGGGGCTACACTGTTCGACTGGCCTCCTGTCTCA GTGCTGTGTTTGCTGAGGCTCCCTTCCAGGATGGGTATGACCTGACCATTGGGACATCAGAGCGAGGCTCCAACGTGGCCTCTGCCCAGCTGCCCAGCTTCAG gcatgctcTTGTGGTGTTCGGGGGCCTCCAAGGGCTGGAAGCTGGAGTGGATGCTGATCCCAACCTTGAAGTGTCGGAACCCAGTGTCCTGTTCGACTTTTATGTCAACACATGCCCCAGCCAGGGCAGCCGTACCATCCGCACTGAG aagagagcatcagatcccatgagACTACAGGTATAG
- the LOC100770213 gene encoding putative methyltransferase C9orf114 homolog isoform X6, whose translation MMKKLERQRAQEEQAKRQEEEEAAQSEQGRPYTLSVALPGSILDNAQSPELRTYLAGQIARACTIFCVDEIVVFDEEGQDTKTVEGEFKGVGKKGQACVQLARILQYLECPQYLRKAFFPKHQDLQFAGILNPLDSPHHMRQDEESEFREGIVVDRPTKAGHGSLVNCGLKKEVKIDKKLEPGLRVTVRLNQKQLPECKTYKGTVVSSQDPRTKAGLYWGYTVRLASCLSAVFAEAPFQDGYDLTIGTSERGSNVASAQLPSFRHALVVFGGLQGLEAGVDADPNLEVSEPSVLFDFYVNTCPSQGSRTIRTEEAILISLAALQPGLTQAGS comes from the exons ATGATGAAAAAACTGGAGCGGCAGCGGGCCCAGGAGGAACAGGCTAAGcgccaggaggaggaggaggctgcccAGAGTGAGCAAG GACGGCCTTACACTCTGAGTGTGGCCCTGCCAGGCTCCATCCTAGACAACGCCCAGTCACCTGAGCTTCGCACCTACCTGGCTGGCCAGATTGCTAGAGCCTGCACCATCTTCTGTGTGGACGAGATTGTGGTGTTCGATGAGGAGGGCCAAGATACCAA GACTGTGGAAGGAGAATTCAAGGGAGTTGGCAAGAAGGGGCAGGCATGTGTACAGCTGGCTCGCATCCTGCAGTACCTAGAGTGTCCACA GTACCTGAGAAAGGCTTTCTTCCCCAAGCACCAGGATCTGCAGTTTGCAG GGATCCTCAACCCCTTGGACAGTCCTCACCACATGCGGCAGGATGAGGAATCTGAGTTCCGAGAAGGCATCGTGGTAGACCGGCCCACCAAGGCAGGCCATGGCTCTTTGGTCAACTGTGGACTGAAGAAG GAGGTGAAGATTGACAAGAAACTGGAACCTGGACTTCGAGTGACCGTGCGACTGAACCAGAAGCAGCTCCCAG AATGCAAGACATACAAGGGGACAGTTGTGTCATCGCAGGACCCCCGCACCAAAGCTGGTCTCTACTGGGGCTACACTGTTCGACTGGCCTCCTGTCTCA GTGCTGTGTTTGCTGAGGCTCCCTTCCAGGATGGGTATGACCTGACCATTGGGACATCAGAGCGAGGCTCCAACGTGGCCTCTGCCCAGCTGCCCAGCTTCAG gcatgctcTTGTGGTGTTCGGGGGCCTCCAAGGGCTGGAAGCTGGAGTGGATGCTGATCCCAACCTTGAAGTGTCGGAACCCAGTGTCCTGTTCGACTTTTATGTCAACACATGCCCCAGCCAGGGCAGCCGTACCATCCGCACTGAG GAAGCCATACTCATCTCCCTGGCTGCCCTACAACCTGGCCTCACCCAGGCAGGTTCCTGA
- the LOC100770213 gene encoding putative methyltransferase C9orf114 homolog isoform X4: MAEQPRKRPCGPGEYGQRVEWRKWKRQKKEEKKKWKDLKMMKKLERQRAQEEQAKRQEEEEAAQSEQGRPYTLSVALPGSILDNAQSPELRTYLAGQIARACTIFCVDEIVVFDEEGQDTKTVEGEFKGVGKKGQACVQLARILQYLECPQYLRKAFFPKHQDLQFAGILNPLDSPHHMRQDEESEFREGIVVDRPTKAGHGSLVNCGLKKEVKIDKKLEPGLRVTVRLNQKQLPECKTYKGTVVSSQDPRTKAGLYWGYTVRLASCLSAVFAEAPFQDGYDLTIGTSERGSNVASAQLPSFRHALVVFGGLQGLEAGVDADPNLEVSEPSVLFDFYVNTCPSQGSRTIRTEEAILISLAALQPGLTQAGS, translated from the exons ATGGCGGAGCAACCGAGGAAGCGTCCGTGTGGCCCG GGTGAATACGGCCAAAGGGTTGAATGGCGAAAATGGAAGCGGCAAA agaaagaggagaaaaagaagtggaAGGACCTCAAGATGATGAAAAAACTGGAGCGGCAGCGGGCCCAGGAGGAACAGGCTAAGcgccaggaggaggaggaggctgcccAGAGTGAGCAAG GACGGCCTTACACTCTGAGTGTGGCCCTGCCAGGCTCCATCCTAGACAACGCCCAGTCACCTGAGCTTCGCACCTACCTGGCTGGCCAGATTGCTAGAGCCTGCACCATCTTCTGTGTGGACGAGATTGTGGTGTTCGATGAGGAGGGCCAAGATACCAA GACTGTGGAAGGAGAATTCAAGGGAGTTGGCAAGAAGGGGCAGGCATGTGTACAGCTGGCTCGCATCCTGCAGTACCTAGAGTGTCCACA GTACCTGAGAAAGGCTTTCTTCCCCAAGCACCAGGATCTGCAGTTTGCAG GGATCCTCAACCCCTTGGACAGTCCTCACCACATGCGGCAGGATGAGGAATCTGAGTTCCGAGAAGGCATCGTGGTAGACCGGCCCACCAAGGCAGGCCATGGCTCTTTGGTCAACTGTGGACTGAAGAAG GAGGTGAAGATTGACAAGAAACTGGAACCTGGACTTCGAGTGACCGTGCGACTGAACCAGAAGCAGCTCCCAG AATGCAAGACATACAAGGGGACAGTTGTGTCATCGCAGGACCCCCGCACCAAAGCTGGTCTCTACTGGGGCTACACTGTTCGACTGGCCTCCTGTCTCA GTGCTGTGTTTGCTGAGGCTCCCTTCCAGGATGGGTATGACCTGACCATTGGGACATCAGAGCGAGGCTCCAACGTGGCCTCTGCCCAGCTGCCCAGCTTCAG gcatgctcTTGTGGTGTTCGGGGGCCTCCAAGGGCTGGAAGCTGGAGTGGATGCTGATCCCAACCTTGAAGTGTCGGAACCCAGTGTCCTGTTCGACTTTTATGTCAACACATGCCCCAGCCAGGGCAGCCGTACCATCCGCACTGAG GAAGCCATACTCATCTCCCTGGCTGCCCTACAACCTGGCCTCACCCAGGCAGGTTCCTGA
- the Tbc1d13 gene encoding TBC1 domain family member 13 isoform X4 encodes MIIQPGIAKANMGVSREDVTFEDHPLNPNPDSRWNTYFKDNEVLLQIDKDVRRLCPDISFFQRATEYPCLLILDPQNEFETLRKRVEQTTLKSQTVARNRSGVTNMSSPHKNNAPPALNEYEVLPNGCEAHWEVVERILFIYAKLNPGIAYVQGMNEIVGPLYYTFATDPNSEWKEHAEADTFFCFTNLMAEIRDNFIKSLDDSQCGITYKMEKVYSTLKDKDVELYLKLQEQNIKPQFFAFRWLTLLLSQEFLLPDVIRIWDSLFADDNRFDFLLLVCCAMLILIREQLLEGDFTVNMRLLQDYPITDVCQILQKAKELQDSK; translated from the exons ATGATTATCCAGCCTGGCATTGCCAAGGCCAATATGGGTGTATCCAGGGAGGATGTGACCTTTGAGGACCAT CCCCTCAACCCAAACCCTGATAGCAGGTGGAACACATATTTTAAGGACAACGAGGTGCTACTGCAGATTGACAAAGATGTCCG GAGGCTGTGTCCAGATATCTCCTTCTTCCAAAGAGCCACTGAGTACCCATGCCTTCTCATCCTGGACCCACAGAATGAGTTCGAGACCCTTCGTAAACGGGTGGAGCAGACTACACTGAAATCTCAGACAGTGGCCCGGAACCGGAGCGGGGTCACAAAT atGAGCTCCCCGCACAAGAACAATGCACCACCGGCCCTGAACGAGTATGAGGTTCTGCCCAATGGCTGTGAAGCccactgggaggtggtggaacGGATCCTGTTCATCTATGCCAAGCTCAACCCTGGCATCGCTTATGTGCAGGGCATGAATGAGATCGTGGGCCCCCTCTACTACACTTTTGCCACTGACCCCAATAGCGAGTGGAAAG AGCATGCGGAAGCAGATACCTTTTTCTGCTTCACCAACCTCATGGCTGAGATCCGGGACAACTTCATCAAGAGCCTTGATGACTCCCAGTGCGGCATCACCTACAAGATGGAAAAGGTGTACTCCACCTTGAAGGATAAGGATGTAGAACTCTACCTGAAACTG CAAGAGCAGAATATCAAGCCGCAGTTCTTTGCCTTCCGCTGGCTGACACTGCTGCTGTCGCAGGAGTTCTTGCTGCCTGATGTCATCCGGATCTGGGACTCCCTCTTTGCCGATGACAACCGCTTTGACTTCCTCCTCCTGGTCTGCTGTGCCATGCTCAT ACTGATCCGGGAGCAGTTGCTGGAGGGAGATTTCACCGTCAACATGCGTCTCCTGCAG GATTACCCCATCACAGACGTCTGCCAGATCTTACAGAAAGCCAAGGAGCTCCAAGACTCGAAGTAA